TGAAATGAATTGGAATGAAACAGAATTTTGGGTTCAAACTTATACTTCTGCAAATAGTTCTTTACAGTGTTTAATTACTCAATACATTCAATCAATAGGCAATCAATCAAAAAAGTTTCCCTGTTGTCATTTGTTTGGTAGGTCAGAATTTCTAAAACAGGAAGAATTTTTACCAAAAGGAAAAATTATTTCTAATTGCGATAGTATAGTTTGCCGATATAGTGAAATGAATAAGATGTTGTTGAATAATTTTGAAGAAAACATTATGAATCACAAAGAAAAATTAAAGACATCAATAAAGAAGTTCGGTTTTCACCCTTACAGATATTGTCCAACCGCCCCGGATATTTTAGAACCTTTTAAATCCTAATGATTAAAACGTTAGACATAGAACCAACAACAATTTGCAACTTGAATTGTCCGTTTTGCTTTGGTCCAAAAGTAAAAAAGCGTGAGGTTGAAATTGATTTGCAAGTATGGAAAAACGCACTTTATAAATTCAGAAATAAAGGCGTTGAGAATATTGTAATATCTGGTGGCGAACCGTTGATGTACAATAGAATTGTTGAACTTGTAAAATATCTAAAACATTTAAACTACAGGATTGTTATTTCAAGTCACGGAAGATATAAAGAGAAACTTTTTGAAGTTGCCCCGTATTGTGATTGGATTTCCCTACCAATAGACGGAATTACACCCGAAATAAACCACATAATGCGAACAGACAATTATCCAGTTTCTAAAATAATTGCAACCGCCTCAGAATTAAAAAGCAAACACTCAAATTTGAAAATCAAAATAGGAACTCTTGTAACTCAAAAAAATATTCAAGAAATAATTGAAGTTGGAAATGTCCTTCAGGATAATTCAAAATGTTTTGACACTTGGAAAATATATCAATATACACCACGAAGGAAAAACAAGAAAAATGAAAAATCTCTTTACATATCCGACAAAGAATTTTTTGATTTTTCGACTTTAATAAAAACAAGTGTATCAACAAAAATGAAAATTGTTTTTTCTTCTAACGAATCACGAAGAAACGCTTACGCTTTTATATATCAAAATGGTGACCTTAATATTGTAAATATTGGTGACGGTTTTGATGATATACTTGTAGGCAACATAAGCGACTTTAATGAAATAAACTTTCAGCAAATTGACGAATTATTAAACTCAAACCACTATTCAAATTATACAAACACATACTAAATGTACAGGTAGAGCGACAACAGAATAATAGCACTAACCGCCAACAGCGGTTTTGCGTAATAGCGGGTGCAGTATTTCGTATGACAGTTTAGTGGTAGGTTCAAGTGCGGTTCTTCGACTGAACTTTAGTGCTAA
The Bacteroidales bacterium genome window above contains:
- a CDS encoding radical SAM protein, with translation MIKTLDIEPTTICNLNCPFCFGPKVKKREVEIDLQVWKNALYKFRNKGVENIVISGGEPLMYNRIVELVKYLKHLNYRIVISSHGRYKEKLFEVAPYCDWISLPIDGITPEINHIMRTDNYPVSKIIATASELKSKHSNLKIKIGTLVTQKNIQEIIEVGNVLQDNSKCFDTWKIYQYTPRRKNKKNEKSLYISDKEFFDFSTLIKTSVSTKMKIVFSSNESRRNAYAFIYQNGDLNIVNIGDGFDDILVGNISDFNEINFQQIDELLNSNHYSNYTNTY